CGAGATCGTCGGAGACGAGCACCGGGTAGGTCTCCGCGGGTCGGTCCGCGCCGCCGTAGAGCAGCACGCGGTGACCGAGCGCCAGCAGGCGGCTCGGCACCCCGACCGCGGTGCGAACCTCGGGGTGCGCGGCCGCGTCGAAGGCGACGCCAAACGGGGCCCAGGAGCGCCCGTCGTCGCGCGACGAGGTCACCCGGACCACGCCGCCCATCGCCACCGCGAGGACGGTCGCGCCGTCGACCCGCGCGAGATCGAGCGGGAGCGCGGGCCGCGCGTCCACGCCCGTGAACGTCGGCGCGGTGAGCGCGCGGCACGGCTGCCGATACGGGCAGAGCGCGAGCGCGGCCGCGCGCGCGCCGGGGGCGGCGAGCGCGGCGACCAGCGCGCTCTCGTCGCACGCGGCCGACACGATCTCGAGCGACGCCGGCGCGAGATCGACGCTCGAGGGCGCGTCGTCGGGGCCCTGCGAGGTGACCTGGGTCCGCGCGCCGTCATCGCTGGTGCGGAAAGTGAACGCGCGCTGGCCGCTCGGCGCCGCGCACCGCTCGGCGAACGCGGCCAGCTCAGGGTCACCGAGCGGAGACGGCACCCAGCTCACGCCGCCGTCGGTGCTCCGATACGCGGCGAGGTTGGCTCCCTTGCCCACCGCGAGCACGAGCCCGCTCCGCGTCGCGCGGAGCGCGCGATACCGGGCGCGCCACGCGGGCAGTCCCCGCCCGACCGAGGGGCGCGCGAGCTCGATCGGGTGCGTCGCTTCGAAGGCGCCGAGCGACGGGCGCACCAGCCGCGTCCAGCCCCCGCGCTCGAAGGGCCAGCCCTCGCGCGCCAGGGTGACCAGCGGACGCGTGCTCACCGCGAGGTCGTCGATCGACACCGGCGGCCCGCGGCGCAGCGCCGGCGGCGCGCCGTACTCGACGAAGCTCCAGGCCTCCGCCCGGTGCGCGCTCGCGACGCGCGACGAGCCGGTGAGCTCGCGCGCTCCCGCCGCGCAGCGCTCGAACGGGCGCTCCCCGGCGGCGCTGTAGATCAGCCGGCGCCGCACCAGCCGCCGAAACTCGACGGGGGTGTCGCGAAGGAGCGACGGACCGGTCGGACCAACCATGCAGAGCGCGTAGTCGGCGAGCACGGCCGCCGCGCCGTGCAGCCGCCACGCCGACAGCGCTCGCGGGTAGAGCGCCCAGAGCGCGAGCGCGACGCCACCGAGCGCGAGCAGCTTGCGGAGCCGAAGACGCGGCGGCCGGGCGCGAGGCGCCGAGATCGGCGCCGAGAGCGGCGGCGGAGGCTCGCTCTTCGTCAGGCGGGTGTTGCGCGGGACCGGGGGCGGGAGAGCCATCGCGGACCTCGGAGGTTGCCCGAGCGTCCGGCTCCCGGCCAAATTTGCGAGTGGTTGCCGGAGGTTCTGAGAGAAGCTCGCGGCCGGCTCGCGCGATGGCTAAAATTCGATCTTCTGGCGCTTGCGGCGGCGACGAGCGGCCTCGCTCATCTTCTTACGTCGCTTGACGCTCGGCTTCATGTGGTGGCGGCGGCGCTTGAGCTCGCGAAGGATGCCTTCGGCGGCCATCTTGCGCTTCAGGTGCTTGATGGCGCGCTCGATGCCCTTGTCGCCGACCTGGACCTCGAGGGGCTTACACTGGATCGATTCGGTGGGATTAGCCAAGGGGCCGGGGATATGACACCCAGCGCGGCGCGCCGCAAGCTCTTTTTGCACGCCCGCCGCTTTACACCGCGCGACATTTCCGCGAATTACGGGGGCGCATGGCCCCCGATCCGCGCACTCAGCCGACCGGTCTCAAGGCGCCGCACGGCGCTCGGACCCTAGAGATCACCTGGTCGGACGGCCACGGGTCGAGCTACCCCCACGAGCTCCTCCGCGGCTTCTGCCCCTGCGCGAGCTGCCAGGGGCACTCGAGCGGGATCCGCTTCATCGCGGGCGGGAACCTCGAGATCCGCGCCGTCGAGCAGGTCGGCAATTACGCGATTCAGCTCACCTGGGGCGACGGACACACCGCCGGCATCTATACCTTCCGCTACCTCCGCGCGCTCGGTGATCTCATCGACGCCCTCGGAGCCGACGAGCTGAAGAGCATGGGCGAGCTACCCCGACTCTAGCCCCACGCGGATGAAGATCGCGATCCTCACCACCTCGTACCCGTCGCGGCCGGGCGACGCGGCCGGCCACTTCGTGGAGACCGAGGCGCGGACGCTCGCGGCCGCCGGTCACGACGTCACCGTCATCGCGCCGGGGCGCGCGGCGGCGGGCTCGCGCGAGCGAGTCGAGCGGCTCCCGGACTTTGGTTTGTTTGGCTTTCCCGGCGCGGTATCGCGTCTGCGCGAGCGGCCGGTCCGCGCGCTCGGTGCGCTGCGCTTCGCGCTCGCCGCGAGCCGCACCCTCCGCAAGCTCGGTCCGTTCGATCGCGTGGTCGCCCACTGGCTGGTGCCGAGCGCCTGGCCGGTGTCGCTGGCCGTCCGCGCGCCGCTCGAGGTGGTCGCGCACGGCAGCGACGTGGCGCTCCTGCTCGCGCTACCACGCGTGGCACGCGTCGGGATCGTGCGCGCGCTCCTCCGCCGCGGCGCGCGCTTCCGCTTCGTGTCTGCCGAGCTCCGCGAGCGCCTCGCCGACGCCACCCTCCCCGAGCTTCGCGACGCGAGCCAGGTCGCCCCCTGCCCCATCGATCTAGCGGACACGCCGCCGCGCGAGCTGGCGCGCATCGCGCTCTCGATCGGCGCGGAGCAGCGCCTGGTCGTCATCATGGCGCGGCTGGTCCCGGGCAAGCGGGTCGGCGTCGCGCTCTCGGCGGCGAGCTTGCTTCCGGGAGCCGAGGTGGTCGTGGTCGGGGACGGCCCCGAGCGAGAGGCGCTCGCTCGGTCGTTCCCGAGCGCCCGATTCGCCGGTCAGCTCGCTCGCCCCGAGGCGCTCACCTGGCTCGCCGCGGCGGATCTCCTGATCACCGCGTCGCGCATCGAGGGCGCGCCCACGGTCGTGCGCGAAGCTCGACAGCTCGGCGTGCCGGTGGTCGCCGCCGCCGCGGGCGATCTGGAAGGCTGGGCGAAGAGCGATCCCGAGCTGACCGTGGTGCCGTGAGCCCGCGTCAGCCGCTCGCTCTCACGCGCGGCAAGAGCTCGACGAAATTGCACGGGCGGGTGCGACCGTCGAGCTGAGGCACGATGAGCTTCTCGAGGGCGAGCCGCACCGCCCCGGTCGAGCCTGGCAGCGCGAAGACCAGCGTCCCGCGCGCGAGGAACGCCTCGGCGCGCGACTGGATGGCCGCCGCCCCGATGTCCGCGTAGCTCAACATGCGGAAGAGCTCTCCGAAACCGGGGAGCGCCTTGTCGGAGAGCGGCGCGAGCGCCTCGGGGGTCACGTCTCGCGCGGTGATTCCGGTGCCGCCGGTGACGATCACGACATCGAGCGCGTCGTCGCGAACCCAGGCGGCGACCGCGTCGCGGATGAGGCTCGCATCGTCGGTCACGATGCGGCGCGCCGCCACGTGGTGCCCAGCCGCTTCGAGCCGCTCGACCGCGAGCGCGCCGCTCGAGTCCGTCTCGAGCGTGCGGGTGTCGCTCACGGTGAGCACGGCGACGGTGAGGGGAACGAAGGGGCGGTCCACGCGCGTGAGTCTACCCCAGAACCTCGCCTCGACTATCATGGGCTCATGCTCAAGAGCCCGCTCGGTCCGCCACCCGCACAGGTGAGCGCCCTCGACGCCATGAGATTCGCGTTCAGCGACCGGGACTGGCTACACTCGGTGCTCGTCGGCACGGTCATATCGCTCATCCCGATGGCCGGACCGATCGTCCTCATGGGGTGGCAATCCGAGATCCTCCAGCGGCTGGTCCGCGAGCACCCTCGACCCATCCCGAAGCTCGAGTTCTCGGACCTTTCCCACTATCTCGGGCGCGGGGTGGTGCCCTTCGCCGTACAGCTCATCGCGGCGCTCCCGCTCGGCATCGTGATCACGATGGCCGCGTTCATGCTGTCCGTGGGCGCGAACGTCATCATGCGGGGCGGCCTCGACCCGGCCATCGTCATCGGCGTGAGCGCGCTGTTCGTCCTCATCGCTGCGGTGGGCGGCGCCGCGGTCACGGTCGCGGTGAACGGCGCGCTCACCGCCGCCGAGCTGAACGGAGATTTCTCCGGCTCGCTCGCTCCGAGCGCGCTCCTCCGCTACGGGCGCGCGACCTGGGCCACCGTGCTCGTGAGCTACTTCGTGTTCAGCCTGCTCGTGCTCCTGGTCCTCATGGGCAGCGCGCTCGTCTTCTGCGTGGGGCTCTACGCCGGGGCGGTGGTGGTGCGGCTCGGTCAGGTCCACCTGCGCTGGCAGATCTACCGGCGTTATCGCTCGCTCGGCGGCGAGGCGCTTCCGCTCGCGGCGGCCGCGGACCTCCCGAGCGAGGTGCAGCCGCGTTACGGCATCGGCTGAGCGCGCCCTTGCCGCGCGAGCCGCTCGTGACCGAGACTGCGCGGGTGCGTCGCTCGAGCATGCTCCTCGCCGGCCTGGCGCTGTCCGCGGCGCTCGGCGCGTGCACGCCGCCCTCTGCGCCCGAGCCGTCGCCGCCGCCCTCCGCCAGCGCGCGCGCGGCATCGGTGACGAGCGCCCGCGCCGCGCCCCGAGCTTCCGCGCCGAGCCAACCCCAAGCCCCCGCCCGGGACGCGGGCGCGGACGCCGCGGAGGGCGTCCGCGCGCTCGTCCTCCCCGGCGGGGGTCCGCGCGCGGCGCACGGCAAGCGCGGGGTGATCGCCAGCGTCGAGCCGCACGCGACGCGCGCCGGGCTCTCCATCCTCGAGCGCGGCGGCAACGCCGTCGACGCCGCGGTGGCGGTCGCTTACGCGCTCGCGGTCGTGCACCCGAGCGCGGGAAACCTCGGCGGCGGCGGGTTCATGCTGGTGCGGATGAAGGGGCAGCCGGCGGTCGCGGTCGATTTTCGCGAGACCGCGCCGAGAGCCCTGACCCGCCCGGTGTTCGACGCGATGATCGCCAACCACGCCGTCGGCGCGGCCGCGGTCGGTGTGCCGGGCAGCGTGGCGGGGCTCGAGCTCGCCCGCGAACGCTTCGGCCGGCTCCCGCGCGGCGAGGTGCTCGCGCCGGCGATCGCGCTCGCGCGCGACGGATTTCCGCTCGGCGCGCGCGCCGCGCTCACCATCCGCTGGGCGTGGCCGGTGCTCGCGCGCGATCCGGCGGCCGCCGCCATCTTCGGAGCGGCCGGCAAGCCGCGCGCGCGCGGCGACCGGCTCCGAAACCCGGATCTCGCGCGCACCCTCGAGCGGGTAGCCCGGGCGGGCCGCGACGGCTTCTACAAAGGCGTGACCGCCAAGCGACTGGTGGACGCCCTCCGCGGCCATCTATCACTGAATGATTTACTAGACTATGAGGCGGTGCTGCGCGAGCCGCTCCGGGTGCGCTATCGCGGGCTCGACGTCCTCACCATGCCGCCCCCGAGCGCGGGCGGCGTGGCGATCGCCGAGCTCCTCGGGCTCCTCGACGCGCACCGAGCCTGGGAGGAGGAGGCCGGCTCGGCCCGAGAGCTGCACCTATTCCTCGAGGCGTCCCGACGCGCCCAGGCCGATCGCCGCTTCACGGTCGTCGATCCGGACGCGCTGCCGCCGGCCGCGCTCGCCGCGCAGCTCGCGCGCGTCACCGACTCGGCGTGGCTCGCCGCGCGCGCGCCGCGCATCGACCCCGAGCGCGCGACCCCCTCCGCGGAGGTCGACGCGCGCTACCACGCGGTCCTTGCCTCACTCGAGAGCGAGCACACCACGCATTTCTCCGTGATCGACGCGGACGGGAGCGTCGTAAGCTGCACGACCACGCTCTCGGCCGGGTTCGGCGCGCGGATGGTCGCCGCCGGCACCGGCGTGGTCTTGAACGACTCGGTCGCCTCCTTCGGCACCATCGGGGAGAACCTCCCGGTCGCCGGGCGCCGCACCGTGAGCTCGATGGCGCCGACCTTGGTGCTCGACCACGGTGAGGTGATCCTCGTGCTCGGCTCACCGGGCGGCGACACCATCCCGAGCACGGTGGTGCAGGTGCTCCGCAACATCGTCGATCACGGGATGACGCTCGATGCGGCGATCGATGCGCCTCGAGTCCACCAGGACTTCGCGCCCGACGCCTTCCGCTACGAGCGCGCGCGGCCGATCTCCGTGGCCGTGCGGCGTGAGCTCGAGGCGATGGGACACCGCGTCTCGAAGAAGACGCTCCCGATGGGCGACGCCAACGATCTGCTCATCGTCGGCGACGAGGCCTACGGCTACGCCGACCCGCGCGAGGGCGGCCTCGCCTTGGCGGTGAAGTAGCGCGCCGGCGAGCGCGCCGGCTCACCGAGTCGTGCGCTCGCGAGCGAGCTCCACGCGCACCGGCGAGGCCTGATAGCGCGACCAGCGCATGCTCGGGATCGCGGGGAGCTCGCGCACCTCGAGCCGCTCGAGCCGTCGCCCGCGCTCGGCGGCGGCGCACAACGGGGCGCCAGCGGCGAGGCTGCAGAGCGACGAGCGATAGTAGTACCGCGGCGCGCCGCCGCTCGCCGACGGGCCGCGAGAGAGCGGCTCGCCGCGCGGCGCGAGGCCCGCGCCGTCATAGAGCGGGAGCGTCATGATGTCGTTGCCGACGCGATCGAGGTAGGTCACGATGGCGCCCGGGGGGAGTCGCGCGCGCCACTCGAGGGCGAAGCTCTGCTCGAGCGCGTCGGTCGGCAGCCGGGTGAGCGCGCGCCAGCGGACCGCGCTCGCGCCGACGGCGAGCCCCGCGACGGCCACCGCGAGCGCCCGCGCCACGCCTCGACGGGAGACGGGCACGACCCGCGCGACGAGCGGGAAGAGCGCGACCGCGCTCGAGGCGAAGAGCGCGGTGAGGGTCGGCCAGAACACCCGCGCCCAGGCCGCCGCCACCGCGGGGTTCGGCTCGAGCGACTGCGCCGCGCGCCTCGCGACGAGCGCCACCGCCGCGCAGCCGACCAGCGGGACGAGCAGCCTTCGCCAGCGCCGCAGCACCACCGCCGCGATGAGCCCAGCCGCGACGAGCGGGATATCCGGGCGCATCATCAGGACCAGTCGCGCCGCGAACGACGAGCCGAGGCTCGACAGCTCACCGCGGTACACCCGCACGAGCGAGGGGCCGACGGTGACCGCGACCACCGCGGCGAGCGCGGCCGCCACCACCGCGACGCGCGTCAGGCGTGCGCGGAGCCTGCCCGGCGCGGCGAGGACCACGAGCGGCAGCGTCGCGGACGGCAGCCAGAGGAGCGGATGGACCGAGGCCGCCTGAGCGATGAAGAGCCCGGCGGCCGTCACCGCGAGCCAGAAGCCGAGCGCGCGGGTGGGAACCCGGCTCGTCCCGCTCATGAGCACCGCGGCGGCCGTGTAGAGGAGCACCACGCCGGTCGCGAAATACGACTCGCTCTGCGCGATCCGGCCGAGCACCGGATCGACCGCGACCGCGAGCGCGAGCGCGCCCGCCAGCGCGCGTCGCGCGCCGGCACGGCGCGCAACGATCCACGCGAGCACCGGGGTGAGCGCCGCCGCCAGCGACTGCGCGAAGAAGACGCGCAGATCGGGCGCGGAGGCGCGCCGGGTGATCGCGCCGAAGAGCTGCGCGTAGCCCGGCCCATAGCTCGCGTAGCGCGGCTCTCCCGAGAGTGTCGCCTGGATCCACTCCGGGCCGTGCCCGTTCTGGTGGAAGAACGCCGACGGCAGGGCCAGGCGACGAAACGCGTAGCACCCGACGGCGAGGGCCGCGAACCCGGCGAGCGCCCGAAGCGACGGCCACCCGGGCCGCCGCCGCGCCCCGCAGGCAGCGAGCGCGAGCAGACCGCCGCCGAATAGGAGCCACGGGATCCGCTCGGGCGGCGGCGGCGGCGCGCGGCTCGGCGTCCCGGTCGGAGGCTCCGCATCGCGGGTCACGGTGAGGCTCGGATCGCGCGCGACGCAGGAGACGATGGCGTCGAACGCGCGGCGGCGCTCGGGCGACTCGCGATTCCAATCGGGGAAGTCTCCGATCGGGGAGACGCCGAAGCGCCCCGCCTTACGAAACGCCGGGCCGTTGGCGAGCCCAATCTCGACGTCGAGCACGGCGCCATCGCCGGGGGTCACCGAGGCGACGAGCCTCCCGGATGGGCAGCCCCGCGCCTCGACCGCTAGGCCGGCGCTCCGCGCGCAGCGCGCGACCCAGTCGGTGGTGGCGCGGTCGCAGCGCGCGGCCTGAGCGCGCCCCGGGCGCGCGCTCGCCGCGATGGCGACCATGACGAGCATCACGACCAAGACCCGCGCCACGGTGCGAGGAGTCTAGCAAAGCCGCGACTCGCGAGGATGCGTCGCGTCAACCCTGGATGCCGGCGCCCTCCGGGTGGTTCCGGAGCACCCGAACCGCGCGGGACGTACTAGCATGCCGCCATGGCGATTCTGGAGTCGGTCCTCGATGCGGTCGGGCGCACCCCGATGGTCAAGCTCTCACGCGTCGGGCGAGGTCTGCCGTGCGAGATCTTCGCGAAGCTGGAGTTCATGAACCCGGGCGGCTCGGTGAAGGACCGCATCGGCGTGCGGATGCTCATCGAGGCCGAGAAGAGCGGGCGCATCAAGCCCGGCGACACGCTCATCGAGCCGACCAGCGGCAACACGGGCATCGGGCTCGCGGTCGCCGCGGCGGTGCGCGGCTACCGGCTCATCATCACCATGCCCGAGAAGATGAGCAAGGAGAAGCAGGTGGTGCTCGAGGCGCTCGGCGCCGAAATCATCCGCACTCCCACCGAGGCCGCCTGGGACTCGCCGGAGAGCCACATCGGGGTCGCCCAGCAGCTCGCCAAGACGCTCCCCAACTCGCACATCCTCGATCAGTACGCGAACCCCGATAACCCGCTCGCCCACGAGCTCGGCACGGGGGCCGAGATCATCGAGCAGTGTGACGGCAAGCTCGACGCGATCGTGCTCACCGCGGGGACCGGCGGCACCATCACCGGGGTCGCGCGAGCGATCAAGAAGGCGCTGCCTGGCTGCCTCGTGGTGGGCGTCGACCCGGAGGGCTCGATCCTGGCCGGTCCGGGGGAAATCCGTAGCTACAAGGTCGAAGGGATCGGCTACGACTTCATCCCGGACGTGCTCGACCGTGGGCTCGTCGACCGCTGGTTCAAGAGCAACGATCGCGACTCGTTCCGAGTGTCGCGCCAGCTCATCCGACAGGAGGGCCTGCTCTGCGGAGGCTCCTCCGGGTCGGCGGTGTGGGCGGCCTTGAAGCTCGCCAAGGAGCTCCCCCCGGGTTCGCGGATCGCCACCCTCTTGCCGGACTCGATCCGCAACTATCTCACCAAGTTCGTCGATGACGCCTGGATGCGCCAGCACGGCTTCCTCGAGGCCGAGTGGGAGATGGGGCGGATCGGCGACATCGTGCGCGCGCTCCCCCCTCAGGAGATCATCTCCATCGAGGACGGCCGCACGCTCGGAGAGGCGGTCGAGCTCTTCAAGCGCCACGGGATCTCGCAGCTACCCTGCACGCACGACGGGCGGCTCACCGGGATCGTCACCGAGACCGACGTCCTCGGGCTCTTGGTCGGCGGGCGCTCGCGCGACCTGAAGCTCGTCGAGGTGATGACGCGACGCGTATCGACGGTGACCGTCCACGACGAGGCCGCCGAGCTGCCGCACATCTTCGAGCGCGGCGAGGTGGCCATCGTGGTCGACGGGGAGCGCCGGGTCGAGGCCATCCTCACCAAGATGGACCTCATCGACTACCTCTCCCGCGCGCGCGGGACGAGCCGCGGCGCCCCCGCACGCTCGTGACCGGGGGAGCGCTCCGGCAGGCCGGCTCCTAGTCGAGGAGCTCCTCGTAGAAGCGCCGTCGCCACGCGAAGAACCGGGCAAAGCGTGGGTCGTCGGCCCAGCCGGGCGCGCCCAGCCCTGCGAGCTCCGGGACCCCGAGGTGTCGCGAGCGCGGGTACTCGAGGTGGAGGGTGAGGCCCACCGCCGCGAAGTCCGCCAAGGTCGGCGCGTCGCCCACCAGGTACCTCGAGCGCGCGAGTCGGTCATCCAGCTCGCCGAGCAGGGCCCGGGTGCGCGCCTGGGCGCGCTCCACGGCGCCGCGGCCGAGCCCGAGCCGGGCGGCACGCGCGTTCAGGCGAGCCAGGAGCCGCCCGAGGCGCGGCCCGACGCCGTACACCTCGACGGCGAGCGCGCGACCCACGGTGTCGAGATCGTCCCGGAGCGCGTCGAACCCGGCGAGCACCGGCGCGATGGCGAACGCTCGATCGATGCGCTCCTCGAGCGAGAGCACCTCGCGCCGCGCCGCCTCGTCCGCCGGAAGCAGCCTGCGTCGCTCGGGAAATGTTCGCTCCAGGTAGAGCGCGATCTGCGTCGAGTCGAACACCACGCTCCCCTCGTGCTCGATGACGGGGAGCTTGCGTTGCCCGCTGAGGCGAACGATGCCGAGCTGCGGCAGCCCGAGCCGATGCTCGACGAGCACGTAGTCGAGCGCCTTGAAGACCAGGATCGCGCGCACCTTCTCGGAGTAGTGGCTGAGCGGAAACCGGTGGAGCTTGATAGTCATCGCCGAGCCTGGTTACCACGTTCGCTCATGGGGTATAAGCCGTGCTCATGGGGCTATTCGCACGCAAGGACCTCGGGACCCTGAGCCGCGAAGCGGCCCGAGAGGATGGCGGGCTCAAGCGGGCGCTCGGTGCGACCGACCTCGTCGCGCTCGGCGTGGGTGCCATCATCGGCGCCGGGATCTTCGTGCTCACCGGCAGCACCGCGGCTCAATACGCGGGGCCAGCCATCATCGTCTCGTTCATCATCGCCGGGATCGGCTGCGGGTTCGCCGGGCTCTGCTACGCGGAGTTCGCGGCGCTCATCCCCATCGCCGGCAGCGCCTATACCTACGCCTACGCGACCCTCGGTGAGCTCTTCGCCTGGATCATCGGCTGGGATCTGATCCTCGAGTACGCGTTCGGGGCCGCCACCGTCGCGGTCGGCTGGAGCGGCTACCTGAACAGCCTCCTCCAAGACTACGGCCTCCACCT
Above is a window of Deltaproteobacteria bacterium DNA encoding:
- a CDS encoding DUF971 domain-containing protein, which codes for MAPDPRTQPTGLKAPHGARTLEITWSDGHGSSYPHELLRGFCPCASCQGHSSGIRFIAGGNLEIRAVEQVGNYAIQLTWGDGHTAGIYTFRYLRALGDLIDALGADELKSMGELPRL
- a CDS encoding glutathione S-transferase family protein, translating into MTIKLHRFPLSHYSEKVRAILVFKALDYVLVEHRLGLPQLGIVRLSGQRKLPVIEHEGSVVFDSTQIALYLERTFPERRRLLPADEAARREVLSLEERIDRAFAIAPVLAGFDALRDDLDTVGRALAVEVYGVGPRLGRLLARLNARAARLGLGRGAVERAQARTRALLGELDDRLARSRYLVGDAPTLADFAAVGLTLHLEYPRSRHLGVPELAGLGAPGWADDPRFARFFAWRRRFYEELLD
- the rpsU gene encoding 30S ribosomal protein S21, whose protein sequence is MANPTESIQCKPLEVQVGDKGIERAIKHLKRKMAAEGILRELKRRRHHMKPSVKRRKKMSEAARRRRKRQKIEF
- a CDS encoding cystathionine beta-synthase encodes the protein MAILESVLDAVGRTPMVKLSRVGRGLPCEIFAKLEFMNPGGSVKDRIGVRMLIEAEKSGRIKPGDTLIEPTSGNTGIGLAVAAAVRGYRLIITMPEKMSKEKQVVLEALGAEIIRTPTEAAWDSPESHIGVAQQLAKTLPNSHILDQYANPDNPLAHELGTGAEIIEQCDGKLDAIVLTAGTGGTITGVARAIKKALPGCLVVGVDPEGSILAGPGEIRSYKVEGIGYDFIPDVLDRGLVDRWFKSNDRDSFRVSRQLIRQEGLLCGGSSGSAVWAALKLAKELPPGSRIATLLPDSIRNYLTKFVDDAWMRQHGFLEAEWEMGRIGDIVRALPPQEIISIEDGRTLGEAVELFKRHGISQLPCTHDGRLTGIVTETDVLGLLVGGRSRDLKLVEVMTRRVSTVTVHDEAAELPHIFERGEVAIVVDGERRVEAILTKMDLIDYLSRARGTSRGAPARS
- a CDS encoding glycosyltransferase — encoded protein: MKIAILTTSYPSRPGDAAGHFVETEARTLAAAGHDVTVIAPGRAAAGSRERVERLPDFGLFGFPGAVSRLRERPVRALGALRFALAASRTLRKLGPFDRVVAHWLVPSAWPVSLAVRAPLEVVAHGSDVALLLALPRVARVGIVRALLRRGARFRFVSAELRERLADATLPELRDASQVAPCPIDLADTPPRELARIALSIGAEQRLVVIMARLVPGKRVGVALSAASLLPGAEVVVVGDGPEREALARSFPSARFAGQLARPEALTWLAAADLLITASRIEGAPTVVREARQLGVPVVAAAAGDLEGWAKSDPELTVVP
- a CDS encoding DUF4013 domain-containing protein, with amino-acid sequence MLKSPLGPPPAQVSALDAMRFAFSDRDWLHSVLVGTVISLIPMAGPIVLMGWQSEILQRLVREHPRPIPKLEFSDLSHYLGRGVVPFAVQLIAALPLGIVITMAAFMLSVGANVIMRGGLDPAIVIGVSALFVLIAAVGGAAVTVAVNGALTAAELNGDFSGSLAPSALLRYGRATWATVLVSYFVFSLLVLLVLMGSALVFCVGLYAGAVVVRLGQVHLRWQIYRRYRSLGGEALPLAAAADLPSEVQPRYGIG
- the ggt gene encoding gamma-glutamyltransferase yields the protein MRRSSMLLAGLALSAALGACTPPSAPEPSPPPSASARAASVTSARAAPRASAPSQPQAPARDAGADAAEGVRALVLPGGGPRAAHGKRGVIASVEPHATRAGLSILERGGNAVDAAVAVAYALAVVHPSAGNLGGGGFMLVRMKGQPAVAVDFRETAPRALTRPVFDAMIANHAVGAAAVGVPGSVAGLELARERFGRLPRGEVLAPAIALARDGFPLGARAALTIRWAWPVLARDPAAAAIFGAAGKPRARGDRLRNPDLARTLERVARAGRDGFYKGVTAKRLVDALRGHLSLNDLLDYEAVLREPLRVRYRGLDVLTMPPPSAGGVAIAELLGLLDAHRAWEEEAGSARELHLFLEASRRAQADRRFTVVDPDALPPAALAAQLARVTDSAWLAARAPRIDPERATPSAEVDARYHAVLASLESEHTTHFSVIDADGSVVSCTTTLSAGFGARMVAAGTGVVLNDSVASFGTIGENLPVAGRRTVSSMAPTLVLDHGEVILVLGSPGGDTIPSTVVQVLRNIVDHGMTLDAAIDAPRVHQDFAPDAFRYERARPISVAVRRELEAMGHRVSKKTLPMGDANDLLIVGDEAYGYADPREGGLALAVK
- the moaB gene encoding molybdenum cofactor biosynthesis protein B produces the protein MIVEARFWGRLTRVDRPFVPLTVAVLTVSDTRTLETDSSGALAVERLEAAGHHVAARRIVTDDASLIRDAVAAWVRDDALDVVIVTGGTGITARDVTPEALAPLSDKALPGFGELFRMLSYADIGAAAIQSRAEAFLARGTLVFALPGSTGAVRLALEKLIVPQLDGRTRPCNFVELLPRVRASG